The Ptiloglossa arizonensis isolate GNS036 chromosome 2, iyPtiAriz1_principal, whole genome shotgun sequence sequence AGCTCCGAAAATGGTTAGATTTTCGGCTACCTTGGACGACAAGATCTATCAAACGAACTATAGATCAATGTCTTTTGGTAATGCTACAATAAATATTGTCACACGAAATAGCTTATCATTTATCGATTTTGGAAACGAACGTAGATTGCACGAATAGCGTCGTAAAAGTTTTGCAAAGCAACGAGAAAAAAGAACTATGAAACGAAACGTGTTCGGGATATTTTcaggtttttttattttttattgctATAATACAATTTGATTGTTGTGTAAAATCTGTTGTAATATACTAAAAGTATCTATGCTTACATTATTAAAGGAATAAATCGCGGAAGCATAGCACAATAGAACAGAACAACAACCCTATTGTGAATGTTAGATTATCTTTATTATTACATCTGTTTAAAAGACATaacttatttataaaaatatgaggatcgggggggggggggatgggAGAAGGCCGGAAGTAACGGGAGAAATCAGGGACGTGGGgcaggagggggggggggggggcgttggCAGGATATAATAGGATCGAAACAAATCCTTATAGTTTATGGAATAGTTAATACTAATAAAACTCAGTACTTTTTACAAGTTACAAGGAATAACAAGATCTATCATTAATAATCGGAAGTTTCTCTCTAAACTTATCCATAGATAACTGATAAATTGGAGCGTGTAGCTTATCTATCgtcttttgttcgtttaatACAGAGATTACATCGGTGCTGCGGAGAGCCGGATGACATTGTAAATTTTGAACACATTAATTGTTTAATCACGCCTAGTTCAACGATCAAATTCCACGTAGGCTACATGCGCCACAAATTACACTTCGGTTTTTTCAACGAGCAGCCCGCCATTGtggccgaaaatatcaaaaattgatTTATGCGACACACGGTTGGACGTTCTTTACGCAATTCCGTTCGAGGATTTACGTCCGGTCCCGTTTACAatatactatttaaaaaaatattaacattatTTCTCTCTTGatattttcgtcgttcgatatttGGCAGAATTTTCGTTCGGCTTTAACAAATTACAAAGGCAGTCGCGTGAAGAATACATTTAATTCGTTACAaaaagttctctctctctctctctctctctctctctcttcctcactctcttcctttctctccctctttcttcatttttatatatttatatatatttatatatatttatatatataaaaataaaaaaaattgtttctcctTAGGAGCATACAGGTTTCGCGAAATAATCATAGAAATTGCGTTGGACCCTCGTCTTCCGGAATCGGAAAGCTCCATCACACACCTCTATGTAATTCAGAATTGCACCGAGGATGCACACACGGACGTCGCATTGTCCACGAATCCTCGATGCAACGGTCAATTacacaaaatatacatataaaatatatatatctattcgtatatatatatttatatctttttttttttcttctctatgATCCGTAATATGAATAAAGGAAACGTTATTATTACTGTATATTGGGAGTCGCCTTACGTTACTATTATCGATATCTAACttacataatataaaaatatgtaaaaacagTTTGTACAAAATCGAGAGAAAAGACAATTATATGAAAAGTACTCGATAGTACGTAAGATGAGCGGAGCAGAGAATATGGAACTCGGTAGGAGTGTGGGTTTTGGGTGGGTGAACGGGCTGGAGGTACATAGGACATGTCTGGGGAGGGATAGAACAGGAAACGATAAAGAGTATTTACAAACTTCCTCGTTTAGAAACGCGAAGCTTTCGACTTCGACGCGATTTCTACGCGTCGCCTTTCTATAAAGGTTCTTCTCCTCAGATCGCGTCACCGGTGGACATTTATATTGCAAAAACGTGCACGAAGAACTCCATCTCGCCGACCAAATAATTAGCTCTTTTCTCTCGTAACAATTCTACGATTAATATCTCTATACCCTATTATGCGCGTGCGCGCCACCGTCCAGTCACGACCGCCTGTGATTACGCGTTATCTAAGAACTCTCTTTTGGCTTTGGCAGATGAGAGATCAGCGAGAATCGTCTTACGGCCCGTCCGTCGCGtgcttaatttaatttaaatgggACTCTATTACACATTAACGTTAACAATTACGCTAGCTTGTTAGTAAACGATTCGTGGACAGTATTACGAGGCGCACCCGCGAACTTTACCTCGGTCTTGCGACTCGAGCGAGACCCGTGCAACTCGGGACAGGTACACCGTTGGTTTCAGGCTACCAGGGTGAGAGGATCCAGGGTTGAAGATGGTTTACATTTCGTGAAACGTTGTCAAGCGCGGTACTCGGTGGAAGGAATACAGAGCGAGTTTAAACGGTTCTTGGAGAATTGAACCGCGTATTTCGATACATCTCGAAACTAAGGTAAAGGAATCCATCAACCTCTTCGAAGGATACTTAGGCACTTACGTGTGCGTTCGATACTTATTTTGTATATTGCAACGTATTCTTAATTATATTTCCTAATTGTGCAACTAGACGTAATCCTGAAGTTTGTAGACATCAAGGGTCAACATCGATTCGAATGGTTCTCTTATCTTAAagagaacggagatacgagagtTTTAAGTTACTGTATCACTTTGCAACGTTCGACACTTGcgggtaatttttaattttatttctacgtttccgtGAGACTTTGCACTCGGGGCATATGTAGTATTATTGATACGGTTCCTTGGGATTATTTGTAATAGTTTCttcttatgtatatatatatatatatatgaaaattgCTAAATTTAATATTGCTAAAATTTAGGAGTTGCGTTTCAAGAGGTCTGCGAACCCACGTTTATCAGATTTTGTACCTTTTTGTTAGTTTTGAGCCATGGAATACGTCCAAGAGTTTCGTGATACCCAGTCTTACTCTTTGGCGAGATTATAAATATAGTAAGAGCTGAAAAACACTCCAGTAACGGGTGTCGAAAGGACTCTAGCGTATTCAGAGCTAAAAAAGTTTGGACTCTACTCGAGTGTATCACAAGTACCTCGCTACAAGTTTCAGAACTATATTGACAAACTGAACTGAACGATAGAACTCACAAACAACAGAAACAACAGTGTTTCGATGAACTACTCTGCGAACAAATTGCTATTAATTTGTAAATCGATCTCTGGACAACTAGGTGATTTTGAAAGGAAGGATATTTAATATCCTTGTAACATTCGATTACATTTTCTCTAAGAAAAGTTACCTGGCTTCTCTTATGTTTCTTCAGACTGTATACTAACTGAACCTACATATGGACGGTAAGGCCAGATGTGAATTATTCTCAAGTACTATACATATGCTCGCGAACTATAATCGTTTACTTCATAGGCACATGGTTTGCGTGTCTTATATTCCCAAGTTCTACTAACCCTTTGTACTCGAGAGctacctaattcagtgtactattttcgatccgtgaaaacttgatggtttggaattcaaattggagtttaaatatcacgttcttctacagtgtaaacgcgtgtatgaaaagtatataaaaatgttccattccagattaattttacgacttaaagaattttctcaatttctggtagcaaagaagcctcgagtgcaaagggtcaaCTGATCACTGTTAACTCTACACAGGTCTAAAATTCTCTATACATTTCTTGCACTTGGTGTCTGGAACGATCACTCAGCACTTAGATTGCATCCTCTTCCAGCGATCTAAATCCTACCAGACAATTTTGTTATACAGTTCTGAAACTCTCCATGTATTACTTCCACTCGATATCGGAACCTAGCCCCGTGGAAGCCTAAAAATTCGAGACGAGTCGTTAAGAAAGGACCATCGGGTCCACGAGCACGCGCGAGCTCCGCTGAGCGATCCGCGGTTATTCCTTGTCGGCGAAGTATCTTGACAGGATGAGACGAAGAATAGAAAAAGGTATAGCGCCGTGCGAATGGAATGTCTGTGTATGGAACGATTAATTCGCGGGGTGAAGACGATTTCTCTGAGGCTCCCGTCGACCGTGCAAATCATTACCGTGTTGTTCTTATCTTACATTAAATCTCCCCGCTAATCGGTAATAAACGTTAAATTGTTAAAGGCCATTTGGAAACGCTGCGTTTCATTAGGGTAGGGGTTTAGGGGTGGGGTTTCAAGGGTCTGGGGAGGAAGAAAAACACATAATTTAATAGATTTACCTACACGAACTCCCTTACCCTACGACATTCGAAGgcacgattctcggtttttcgtTCTAGCGCAGGTTGTAGAGATTCCTTCTCGGATCCGTGtgtacgcgacgcgacgcgccgaGTGCCGCCCCgacgatcgttaaaaaaaaaagaaaaaaaaaaaaaaaaaaacaaacaaactccCACGCTGCCCGAAAAGCGGATCCCGAAACGCGCGCCAATCCCGTGGATACGGATCCTGTTATCATTAAACGTGCTCTGGTTCATCTTTTGCGTTAACGTATTAAATAgaattattacatattacactcTATTAGTCGTCCTCGTCAAATTACACGTGTAGCGCCGAACGATTCTCCGCCTCCCGTGTTATATTGTCCTATGTACAATACTATTGTAGATAGCAAGGTCTTGTTCCTTATTGCTTTAACTGTCTATCAAAGGGGGGGTCTTCACACTGTGGCAAGTCGAAGGCACCATTGTTCATTGAGCTGAGATACGAGCGAGTGGATCCGGTCGATCGAGAATGAAAAAGACACGTGTACGGTTTGTCAACTGACGAGTGGCGTCACAGAGCAGGTGATGATTCTACGCGCGAGGATCGGTCGAGAATAAGGAATGATAGTTTTCCGCTTGAAACGAGCCTGAAAATTGTTACAAGCCCGCAAACAGCACGATCGTGTTTGTTTACACGTTATCCCTCCGAACAACGTTATCCCTCATCCTCGACTTATTTTCACAGATAGACTCACCACCTGCCCCGGTACCACTCGTCCGGTAACACGCTGTACATACCGTGTAGGGTGGGTGTTTGGGAACATGGGGGGCGCGCTACATTAATCTATCACGACCTGTCACCCGGTCGTCGGGGTTACGATTGAATTGGAGTGGTGGAAAAGGCACGATACGTTGAACCATGTGTCACGTGTGTGCATCAAAACGAGCGTCTCTGACCCGGAAAGGATCGTTCTCCTCGGCGTGCACAATTATTTATCTATACTTCTAATTCCGTGGGTGTAGCTGCGGATTGTATCTTACTCGCGACTTAACGCAATGTTTATACgcatgtgtgtgtacgtgtgtctaCGTGTGTCGGGGGTTGATGTTGGTGGTAGTGATGGTTAAGAGAGCGTCTCGACGTCCCTGGGGCGAGAGAATCAATCCCCCGTTCGAACTGGCGACGAGTCGATCATCCACGGGTGGGAGGAGGGGTCCACGGCGCGTCCCACGATTTGCGACCTACTCGCGCGAGGATGCGAGCATGGTCGCCCGGCTTCATATGTAGATCGCCTCGGAGCCCTTGTTGCTTTGGTGAGCGCCGCCGGCGCTGTACGCGTTCGGCGAGGCCATGCACTCGGACCAGTCGCTGTTCGAGTGGGGGGAGCTGGACGACCAGTGACCTGGACTGTCGGGCGAGGGTGTCGGGAAGCTCTCGGGTGCCTGCATCAGGTGCTGGGGGGTTACGTCGGGTCCCGAGTGATGCGACGGTGGCGTCAAGTACTGGTAGTACTGTTGCgtctgctgctgttgctgctgctgctgttgctgttgctgctgctgttgcgtgctctgctgctgttgttgctgctgctgctgctggatCTGTTGCtgcgtctgttgcatctgctgctgctgctgttgctgttgttgctgctgacTCGACGAGTAGGGCAGGTTCTCGAAGTCGAAACCCACCGGCGGCATACCGCCGTGCTTCTGATGCGTCGCCTGTCGCATGGCGGCGATATGGGTGGGCGATGTGGGCAATGACGGTCGACTCTTCGCCGGCGATGGCGAGCCCATGTAGCTGGCCTGAGGCGAGAGCGTCATGTTCGATTGCACCGAGTGCGGTGGCGATTGGTTGCTGTACGGTGGCGACAGTGTGTTCACCATGCCTTGCGTCTGTCGTTGGTGAGGCGCCAGCAGCTGGTCGTGAAAGTTAGGCAACCCGTAGTTGGTCGTGAACGTGTCCAGCCCGAGCTGTTGAAGGCCCTGCATGGACTGACCCTTTATGCAATCCTCGTACGGAGGTGGTTGCTTCGCGGTGGCCGTGTGACCTACCAGCGGCAGCGCGTTGCTGTAGAGGCTCGCGCTGTCGTAGGGACTCGGCAGGTTTCCCTCCGCTCCCTCCGCCCCTTGAGGGATCTCTTGGTTTGGGGGCTGAGCGCCGCGTTTCGCCGGTGGCTTCTTCACCGACGGTTTTCGCCTGACGACCACCACGCCGCCCTCCGACTCGGGGCTGTTCGGGTTTCCCGCCGCGGTCTTCGGTCGTTTCTTCGACTTTCCCTGCTTCGGGGCCGAACCTATCACCGTGGGATGCGTGATCAGCTGGGGGTGATTCGGGGATCctgtaacgagaaacgaacggtgATCAATACCAAGGAATGATCAGTTTTGTCAACGACGATGGGAGACATCTCGAGATAAGGATGGGGATATAGAAGTCgcgaaattatttagaaaattagaGCCATCGAAAGATTTGTCAATGTTTGGCTACTTTGAAGATCTTAGGGATCTCTAAGAACAAGTAACGACAAGCTTTTCGAGGCAGTCTCGCAGTGACTCGAAAACTctactttgtaaatttttttgaaaatttgcaaGCTAGACTAACGAAATTCTATTGCTATTAGTAACACGCGTACTTTAACCCTCGGATAACGCACGGCTATGGCTGGGTCATCCAGATTAATACTCTTTGACGTCGGATTGTGTTTAGATCACGTTTTATACTTTAAGTTCGAACTAACCTAGGTCTAACAGGGCAAATATTTATCTTACTTTCGTATCGAAGAAGTACTTTATACTCAGTGACAAGAGTCTACACTAATCTAATATCAAGAGTGAACCAAAAACGTACGCTATTGTGTTTATGTTGGAGGGCAAACAGGACACTGATAAAACGATAggaacaatttttgtaaactAATGTATCCGTGCAATACGAGTTCCTCGGAAACCACGAATAAAGAGTAACAACTTCACAAGTAGCAAAGTTGAATTTATTCTGAACTTCCTTTCAAAGGAGACTTCCTGTccaatttgaaaaatgaattcgAAATGAACGCGTGTACGTTTTCCTTCTCCTCCAATGACACACCGAACaccgttacaaaatgcattctcGTTTTCTCGCTGTATCTCTCCAGCATAGTTGTCAACTGACCTATCATACGTCGATCAGCGAAGTCAGATTTCACACGCCCTGCTCCGGAAAGACCCAACCTCTGCCGTGCGAGGGTTAAGACCGGAGTACGAAGACGCTTACCCATGAGCGGTCCGTTCGGTATGACGGTCACCATCTGCGGTGATCTCGGCACGTGTTCGTCGAGTAATCGAACGATGTCGTGGTGCAATCTCTCGCTGGCCACGTCTCTCGGCAACCGATCCATGTGATCGGTGATCTCCCTGTTAGCGAATGTGTCGAGTAGCGCTTTGCATGCCTCGAAGCTGCCCTCTCTGGCGGCGAGGAACAACGGTGTCTCGTCCTTGTCGTCCTGGGCGTCTCTGTTCGCGCCGTGGACGAGCAGTATGTTCACGGCGTCGACGTTGTTGACAGCCGCGGCCCAATGTAGAGCGGTCTTGCCGCTGTTGTCGGCCGCGTTGATGTCTGCGTCTGCGTTGATGAGATCCTCCACCATACCCTCGGTGGCGAGACGCGCCGCTAGAATCAACGGTGTGGTCCCGTCGTGCATGCGACCGTTCAGGTTCGTCGCTCTGTTCCGTAGCAGTATCTGGAAGACGCCCATAGCGTCGGCGGCGACCGCGGAGTGAAGAGGCGTTCTTCCGGTGTTGTCCTGAGAATTGGCGTCCGCTCCAGCGTCGAGGAGTCTCTTGGCCGCGTCCGATCTCGCGTAACGAGCCGCCAGATGCAGAGACGTCTCGCCGCTCTTGTCCGTCGTGGCGTTCAGGTCTGCTCCTTGGGCTACCAGATCGGCGATCATCGCGGCGGAACCGTCGCTCTCGTCTTCTTCTTCACCGGTGTCCAAACCTCCGCCGCGTACCGCGGCTACCATCAACGGGGTCATTCCGCAGGGTCCTCTGGCGTCCACATCTTGGCCGTGTTCCAGACTCGGTGGAGTCAAAACGCCAGCGTCGGGTCTGCGTATGTCGGCGGCGTCCAGATGCTGTTGCGTCCACATTCGCGGTTCCGTTTCTTCGTAATCGGTGATGGCGGTGTGATCGCTAGCGTATCCAGGTTCTATCGCCCTCATCCGTTTCGATGGTGGAAGATCCGACTCGTCGTCCGACCATTGTTGCGCGCGACCATTCCCCACGTCCAGGTCCATGCAGTTCACCGAGGGTTGCTTGTTCAGGTTCCTCATCTCCTGACCGTCTGGGCCGCGTCTACGCGATCTGCGACGCTGTCCGCTGCCACTGCTCGTGCGCAGGAAACCCTCGGGGAACCAGGTGACACCCACGGCTCGTTTACGCTGCGCCGTGACCAGTACGCCCACCAGCATCCCTCCCAGAACCACGATCACGACTCCGATGAAGACGTACTTGTAGTTTGTTGGCGTGTCGGGGTACTCGGGCCCCTGGGGCCCCACGACACCGCGTACCTGCTCTATGGGGAAGTTCGGCGAGAGGGAGTGCTTGGATGCGGTGGCTGCCAGATACTCCGCGGCTTCGTTCGCCGATGGGAAGCACACCGCTCCCTGGGTGACGGTACATTTTCGATTGTCGATTTCCAGATAGGCAATCACGCCGCTTTCGCTGCTGGTGTAGATAGTGGTCGGCCGACCGAAGAAGTTCGTCTGCAAGCTGggctctccttctctcttccaCGGGTATATCATGTCGTTGCCCAGCTCGTTCTGTTTTACCCTTAACGTGGTACGTAGCTCGTGACCGATGTCCCTCAAGAACGCCACCACGTTGGAACGGAACGTTTGCATGTCCATCCTCACGACCACGGAGATCACGCCTTCGGCTAGCGACGGTGGTTCCGCGTCGCAGTCGAGACCGTCCCAATTGCATTCCTCGTTGTTGCAGCCGTAGTCGCAGTGTCCGTTGGCGTAGTGCTTGCGGCAGTAGGCATCGTAGATAGGGCTGTAAACATAAATCGAGTTGCAGTAAATCGATAAAACTATTTTCTGACGGGGTAGTCCGGTTTGGAGGTTTGGAAAAATTAAGACGATTGTTCGTGTATTCAATGTACCAAATTCCTCGCCGAgtgatttttaaacgattacTTACTTGCACGGTGCCAGTTTCCTCTCGCAATCCCTGCCGTCGAAAAGACACTGAGCATTGTTGCACACCTCGTCGCAAACGTCGTTCATGAACACGTCCCAGCAGTTGATAGGCGCGGTGCAATTGCGCCACGGATTGATGCCCAGCGAGCAGTCGTTCCCATCGAAGTTGCAGGCGTACCTGTTGCACTCTTCGTCGCAGTGATGGTTTCCGGACTTCTCCTCGCATCTGTTCTCGATGCACTTCTTCCTCTCGAGTTCCAGATCGAGATCGTACGCGTTCATGATCTTCGGGACGTTCGAGTTCGCTCTACCGAATATACCGCCACCGTAATTGGGGTCGTAGATCTCGCAGTTCTTCCCGGTCCACTTGGGCGGGCAGTCGCAAGCGTAATCGCCGAGCAGGTTCTTACAAACGGCTTTGGACTGTTGGCACGGATTGCTCGCGCACTCGTCTCTAGCGTCTATTTCGCAGTGCGTCCCGGTAGTTCCAGGAGGACAGTAACATCTGTAACCGACCTCGGTTTCGGCCACTCTGCAAGTGCCACCGTTCAGGCATGGCTCACGATCGCAGTAGGAACCCGCGAATTCGCAGTTGCTACCGTAATAGTCGCTAGGACAGAGACAGGTGTGTCCGGCTTGCTTGGCCGTGCAGACTCCACCGTTCTGGCAGGGTGAACTGTCGCAGAAGTTCACCTTGACCTCACAGTGACGTCCCATGTAGCCAGGCTTGCAGTTGCAGTGATAGTTGTTGACCAGCTGCACGCAATCCTGAGTACCTGGAGAGGTGCAGGGGTTCGAAAGGCACTCGTTGATGTCGCCCTCGCATCTCGGCCCGACGAATCCGGGTGGACACTCGCACTCGAAACCACCGACCTTGTCCGTGCATGTCCCGTTGTTGTGGCAAGTGCCGATCGCGCAATCGTCGACGTTCAGCTCGCAGATGAAGCCCAAAGTTCCTGGCGGGCAGGAGCAGCTGAAGTTGCTGATCAGATCGTGACAAGTGCCACCATTCTGGCACGGATTGGGCCTGCAATCGTCCACGTTGAGCTCGCAGTTTTGCCCCTGGAAGCCTTTCGTGCACTGACACTGATACGAGCCGACCAAATCTTTGCACGCGGCACCGTTCTGGCACGGGGCAGATTCGCATTCGTTCACCTCCTTTTGACAATAGGATCCCGTGTAACCCTCCAGGCAATGGCAGCGATGACTATTGCCGATGTCCTCGCAAGTGCCGTTGTTGCAAAGATTTTTCTCGGGCAGACCCTTCCTGATCGCCGCGTCCTTGCACGAGACCATCTCTACGTCGCAAACCTTCCCGGTCCACCCTGGCGAGCAGTTGCACTGATATTTGTTCTTGTGTTGCGCGCACGTGGCCTGGTTCTCGCAGGGATTGTCCGCGCACCAGTCCACGAACTGATCGCACCTCGTCCCGGTGTAACCGTAAGGGCAATGACAAGTGTAATACTGAACGTGGTCGTGACAGGTGGCCCCGTTTAGGCACGGAGAACTGTCGCACTCGTTGATACGGTACTGACAGTTCGAGCCGGTGTAACCCGGTTCGCAGACGCATGTATAGTTGTTGATACCGTCGATACACTTGCCACCGTTCATGCAACTGCTGTCCGTGCAATCCTCGTCGTTCGTCTGACAATTGATCCCAGAGAAACCGAGCTGACACTGACACGTATAAGAATTGACGTACTCTTTGCATACGGCTCCATTTTGACA is a genomic window containing:
- the N gene encoding neurogenic locus Notch protein isoform X3 produces the protein MYLTRVFLVLLLAASSRCMCSSGYTGQNCENEYIPCDPSPCKNGGTCRQMSDLEYECKCPEGFRGEQCEENIDDCPGNLCQNGATCMDRVNEYSCLCPPSYTGTQCELDVDECSVRPSLCHNGATCTNSPGSYSCICVNGWTGPDCSVNIDDCAGAACFNGATCIDRVGSFYCQCTYGKTGLLCHLDDACTSNPCHEGAICDTSPINGSFTCSCATGYKGLNCSEDIDECEQGSPCEHDGICVNTPGSFACNCTQGFTGPRCETNVNECESHPCQNDGSCLDDPGTFRCVCMPGFTGTQCEIDIDECAAKPCLNGGVCTDLINSFKCTCADGFAGAHCQINIDDCASSPCKNGGVCQDSIAKYTCDCPPGFTGASCETNINDCQSNPCHSGTCIDGENSFSCNCYAGFTGKLCQTQIDECESNPCQFGGRCEDRVNGYQCICRPGTSGTNCEVNVNECYSNPCRNGARCIDGINSGYDVSSSRYSCECEPGFTGQHCETDINECASNPCANGGRCIDLINGYRCECPRGYYDARCLSDVDECASNPCVNGGTCEDGVNQFICHCLPGYGGKRCEADIDECGSNPCQHGGTCNDHLNGYSCKCVPGYAGTNCETNIDDCANNPCQNGGSCIDLVNDYKCVCELPYTGRNCEDKLDPCSPNKCLHGAKCSPSSNFLDFACTCTVGYTGRLCDEDVDECVMTSPCRNGATCRNTNGSYQCLCAKGYEGRDCIINTDDCASFPCQNGGTCLDGIGDYTCLCVDGFSGKHCEIDVDECLSQPCQNGAVCKEYVNSYTCQCQLGFSGINCQTNDEDCTDSSCMNGGKCIDGINNYTCVCEPGYTGSNCQYRINECDSSPCLNGATCHDHVQYYTCHCPYGYTGTRCDQFVDWCADNPCENQATCAQHKNKYQCNCSPGWTGKVCDVEMVSCKDAAIRKGLPEKNLCNNGTCEDIGNSHRCHCLEGYTGSYCQKEVNECESAPCQNGAACKDLVGSYQCQCTKGFQGQNCELNVDDCRPNPCQNGGTCHDLISNFSCSCPPGTLGFICELNVDDCAIGTCHNNGTCTDKVGGFECECPPGFVGPRCEGDINECLSNPCTSPGTQDCVQLVNNYHCNCKPGYMGRHCEVKVNFCDSSPCQNGGVCTAKQAGHTCLCPSDYYGSNCEFAGSYCDREPCLNGGTCRVAETEVGYRCYCPPGTTGTHCEIDARDECASNPCQQSKAVCKNLLGDYACDCPPKWTGKNCEIYDPNYGGGIFGRANSNVPKIMNAYDLDLELERKKCIENRCEEKSGNHHCDEECNRYACNFDGNDCSLGINPWRNCTAPINCWDVFMNDVCDEVCNNAQCLFDGRDCERKLAPCNPIYDAYCRKHYANGHCDYGCNNEECNWDGLDCDAEPPSLAEGVISVVVRMDMQTFRSNVVAFLRDIGHELRTTLRVKQNELGNDMIYPWKREGEPSLQTNFFGRPTTIYTSSESGVIAYLEIDNRKCTVTQGAVCFPSANEAAEYLAATASKHSLSPNFPIEQVRGVVGPQGPEYPDTPTNYKYVFIGVVIVVLGGMLVGVLVTAQRKRAVGVTWFPEGFLRTSSGSGQRRRSRRRGPDGQEMRNLNKQPSVNCMDLDVGNGRAQQWSDDESDLPPSKRMRAIEPGYASDHTAITDYEETEPRMWTQQHLDAADIRRPDAGVLTPPSLEHGQDVDARGPCGMTPLMVAAVRGGGLDTGEEEDESDGSAAMIADLVAQGADLNATTDKSGETSLHLAARYARSDAAKRLLDAGADANSQDNTGRTPLHSAVAADAMGVFQILLRNRATNLNGRMHDGTTPLILAARLATEGMVEDLINADADINAADNSGKTALHWAAAVNNVDAVNILLVHGANRDAQDDKDETPLFLAAREGSFEACKALLDTFANREITDHMDRLPRDVASERLHHDIVRLLDEHVPRSPQMVTVIPNGPLMGKRLRTPVLTLARQRLGLSGAGRVKSDFADRRMIGSPNHPQLITHPTVIGSAPKQGKSKKRPKTAAGNPNSPESEGGVVVVRRKPSVKKPPAKRGAQPPNQEIPQGAEGAEGNLPSPYDSASLYSNALPLVGHTATAKQPPPYEDCIKGQSMQGLQQLGLDTFTTNYGLPNFHDQLLAPHQRQTQGMVNTLSPPYSNQSPPHSVQSNMTLSPQASYMGSPSPAKSRPSLPTSPTHIAAMRQATHQKHGGMPPVGFDFENLPYSSSQQQQQQQQQQQMQQTQQQIQQQQQQQQQQSTQQQQQQQQQQQQQQQTQQYYQYLTPPSHHSGPDVTPQHLMQAPESFPTPSPDSPGHWSSSSPHSNSDWSECMASPNAYSAGGAHQSNKGSEAIYI